In one Fodinicola acaciae genomic region, the following are encoded:
- a CDS encoding acetoacetate--CoA ligase has product MPEEPEVLWRPDPERADRSRLAEFTRWVRDNRGVDLPDPVGGYAALHEWSVTDLEGFWGAAVEFFDVRFHAAPSRVLADDSMPGAKWFPGATLNYAEHALRDVPGRDPGDVAVVFRREDGKSAELTLAELRSRVAAARAGLVELGVGKGDRVVALSPNSPETLVAFLAAASLGVVWSSCSPDFGPRAIFDRFAQIEPVVLFAVNGYCYGGNTFDATPTVQRLRDEIPSLRATVLVDYVDGPSLDGTLAWDDFLAGGAGDELAFEAVDFDHPLWVLYSSGTTGLPKGIVQGHGGILVEHLKVLTMHCDLGPGSRFFWFTTTGWMMWNFLISGLLVGSTIVLFDGNPGFPDLGVLWRLAAEARVDFFGTSAPFVQSCLKKGLRPRDDVDLTGIRALGSTGSPLSTEGFRWIADAVGEHVQICSTSGGTDLCTAFIGAAPTVPVWMGEMSCASLGSAAYAYDEAGKPVVGEVGELVVTRPMPSMPVFFWNDPDGTRLREAYFEMYPGKWRHGDWFMVTDRGSCVIFGRSDSTLNRGGVRMGTAEFYRVVEGFDEVLDSLVIDTTRLGGESEGELLCFLVLAPGADLEELKPKVKAALRTELSPRHVPDSFVVVDDVPRTLNGKKCEVPVKKILAGTPAEKAVSRDALANPAALDTFVAFAR; this is encoded by the coding sequence ATGCCGGAGGAACCCGAGGTCCTGTGGCGGCCGGATCCGGAGCGCGCCGACCGCAGCCGGCTGGCCGAGTTCACCAGGTGGGTACGCGACAACCGCGGCGTCGACCTGCCTGACCCGGTCGGCGGATACGCGGCGCTGCACGAGTGGTCGGTGACCGACCTGGAGGGCTTCTGGGGCGCGGCCGTCGAGTTTTTCGACGTACGTTTCCACGCTGCGCCGTCGCGCGTACTCGCCGACGACTCGATGCCTGGCGCCAAGTGGTTTCCTGGTGCGACGCTCAACTACGCCGAGCACGCGCTGCGTGATGTGCCTGGTCGCGACCCCGGTGACGTCGCGGTCGTCTTTCGGCGTGAGGACGGCAAATCCGCCGAGCTGACGCTTGCTGAGCTGCGATCGCGCGTTGCCGCCGCTCGCGCCGGTTTGGTCGAGCTCGGCGTAGGCAAAGGCGACCGCGTCGTCGCGCTTTCGCCAAACTCTCCGGAAACACTGGTCGCCTTCCTGGCCGCCGCCAGCCTCGGCGTGGTCTGGTCGTCCTGTTCGCCGGATTTCGGACCGCGTGCGATCTTCGACCGGTTCGCGCAGATCGAGCCCGTCGTGCTGTTCGCGGTGAACGGCTATTGCTACGGTGGGAACACCTTCGACGCCACGCCGACAGTGCAACGGCTGCGCGACGAGATCCCCAGCCTTCGCGCCACGGTTTTGGTCGACTACGTCGACGGCCCCTCCTTGGATGGGACGCTCGCGTGGGACGATTTTCTGGCCGGTGGCGCCGGTGACGAGCTGGCGTTCGAGGCGGTCGACTTCGACCATCCGTTGTGGGTGCTGTATTCGTCCGGCACGACCGGCCTGCCGAAAGGCATCGTGCAGGGTCACGGCGGAATCCTGGTCGAGCACCTCAAAGTGCTGACGATGCACTGTGACCTCGGCCCGGGATCGCGGTTTTTCTGGTTCACCACCACCGGCTGGATGATGTGGAACTTCCTCATCTCTGGCCTGCTGGTCGGCTCCACGATCGTACTTTTCGATGGAAACCCCGGATTCCCGGATCTCGGCGTGCTGTGGCGGCTGGCCGCCGAGGCGCGCGTCGACTTCTTTGGTACGTCGGCGCCGTTTGTCCAGAGTTGCTTGAAAAAGGGGCTGCGGCCGCGCGATGACGTTGACCTGACCGGCATCCGCGCGCTCGGCTCCACCGGGTCGCCGCTGTCCACCGAGGGCTTCCGGTGGATCGCCGACGCGGTCGGTGAGCACGTACAGATCTGCAGCACCTCCGGCGGCACCGACCTGTGCACGGCCTTCATCGGTGCCGCGCCCACCGTGCCCGTGTGGATGGGCGAGATGTCCTGCGCCTCGCTCGGTTCTGCGGCCTACGCGTACGACGAAGCCGGAAAACCGGTCGTCGGCGAGGTCGGCGAGCTGGTCGTCACGCGCCCGATGCCATCGATGCCGGTGTTCTTCTGGAACGACCCGGACGGCACTCGGCTGCGCGAGGCATATTTCGAGATGTATCCGGGAAAGTGGCGGCACGGTGACTGGTTCATGGTCACCGACCGCGGCTCCTGCGTGATTTTCGGCCGCAGCGACTCGACCCTCAACCGCGGCGGCGTACGCATGGGGACCGCCGAGTTCTATCGTGTCGTAGAGGGATTTGACGAGGTGCTTGACTCTCTCGTCATTGACACGACCAGGCTCGGCGGTGAGTCCGAAGGCGAGCTGTTGTGCTTCCTGGTGCTGGCTCCCGGCGCAGATCTTGAGGAGCTGAAGCCGAAGGTGAAGGCCGCGCTGCGTACGGAACTGTCGCCTCGCCACGTGCCTGACTCTTTCGTTGTCGTGGATGACGTTCCGCGTACGCTCAACGGCAAGAAATGCGAGGTGCCGGTCAAGAAGATCCTCGCCGGCACACCGGCCGAGAAAGCCGTCAGCCGCGACGCTCTCGCCAACCCGGCCGCCCTGGACACTTTCGTCGCGTTCGCGCGTTAG
- a CDS encoding Scr1 family TA system antitoxin-like transcriptional regulator, giving the protein MILRDSNKEFRFLLTEPTVRWRLCDPSIMAAQLDHLTEVSRLPNIRIGVIPLTRQVPHGAFDTFVPYDRRLVTIELFSGRVVLRDPKDIDHYRDLFDFFSEYAVWDNEARGLLETLADDFRSGK; this is encoded by the coding sequence GTGATCTTGCGTGACTCCAACAAGGAGTTCAGGTTTCTGCTGACCGAACCGACCGTCAGGTGGCGGCTCTGCGATCCGTCAATCATGGCGGCGCAACTCGACCACCTGACTGAAGTCTCACGGTTGCCGAATATTCGGATCGGTGTCATCCCGTTGACCCGACAGGTCCCGCACGGCGCCTTCGATACCTTTGTCCCGTACGACCGACGGCTTGTCACGATCGAGCTCTTCTCCGGCCGGGTAGTCCTGCGAGATCCCAAGGACATCGATCATTACCGAGATCTGTTCGACTTTTTCAGTGAGTACGCGGTGTGGGACAACGAGGCACGCGGCCTGCTGGAGACCCTTGCTGACGACTTTCGGAGTGGCAAATAA
- a CDS encoding helix-turn-helix domain-containing protein → MRQSKVSRIETGRLLPSVVDVQQILAALGVDQPTQADLVALAQVANTEYEDI, encoded by the coding sequence ATGCGCCAGAGCAAGGTCAGCCGGATCGAGACAGGACGGTTGCTTCCTAGCGTCGTCGACGTTCAGCAGATACTCGCAGCCCTCGGTGTCGACCAACCGACGCAGGCGGATCTGGTCGCACTCGCGCAAGTCGCCAACACCGAATATGAAGACATATGA
- a CDS encoding DUF6879 family protein, with the protein MKLKRIAHGDCLQGDVRVRGYRQSGKWIGRVHVIRRPLTDYLRFELAAYRYNVAAGEDVRILDVTDRPNPGLPDQDFWMFDETNKPGRHADRT; encoded by the coding sequence GTGAAGCTCAAACGAATCGCTCATGGCGATTGCTTGCAAGGTGACGTACGTGTTCGAGGCTACCGCCAGTCAGGCAAGTGGATCGGCCGAGTCCACGTCATTAGGCGTCCGCTGACGGACTACCTCCGCTTCGAACTTGCCGCCTACCGGTACAACGTTGCCGCTGGAGAAGACGTACGCATCCTCGACGTCACCGATCGGCCGAATCCCGGTCTACCAGACCAGGATTTCTGGATGTTCGACGAGACCAACAAACCCGGACGGCACGCAGATCGGACGTGA
- a CDS encoding acyltransferase family protein, protein MTTTTLPATAAELAAATTDNRDRYVDFLRVFSIGAVVVGHWFLALMLVHNEIWLAKTFAVQLVTWLWQVMPLFFFVGGFSHAVTLRSLRKRGGTNADFLRARVLRLLPPVVLMLGSYAALSVILETVGLSGNPYALAAETVTGPLWFIGVYLAVAVLAPAMDRLHRHYGARVVVFLVVATAAVDVLRLAGHLPVLGLGTELLVWLTIHQLGFCYADGSLVAAGRRFVAVMTFGALAVTTVLTLGTGIYPVAMVGFAGIPSNAGPASFALLSHGFWIVGLAMLLRPVVNRWLRNRRVWTGVIVGNGVIMTIFCWHLTATFLAEGARLLTGIPVPAAGTAAWWTVAVPVWFGACTIALVALVAIFRRFERIPLPSASRSGVGYQVAAVVGTVLAGLGMFAVAATGLDGLLSFSTELVDGIPMTGLGALAILFSGVALLYASGSRNPVR, encoded by the coding sequence ATGACAACGACAACGCTGCCGGCGACCGCCGCCGAGCTGGCCGCTGCCACGACTGACAACCGCGACCGCTACGTCGACTTTCTGCGCGTCTTCTCGATCGGCGCGGTCGTCGTCGGCCACTGGTTCCTGGCGCTGATGCTGGTTCACAACGAGATCTGGCTGGCGAAGACCTTCGCGGTGCAGCTGGTGACCTGGCTGTGGCAGGTCATGCCGCTGTTTTTCTTCGTCGGCGGCTTCTCCCACGCCGTCACGCTGCGCTCGCTGCGCAAACGCGGTGGCACGAACGCGGATTTCCTGCGTGCGCGCGTACTGCGGCTGCTGCCACCGGTCGTCCTCATGCTCGGCAGCTATGCCGCCCTGTCGGTGATCCTGGAAACCGTTGGCCTGTCCGGAAATCCGTACGCGCTCGCGGCGGAGACGGTGACCGGTCCGCTGTGGTTCATCGGTGTTTATCTGGCTGTTGCCGTGCTCGCGCCGGCGATGGACCGTCTGCATCGGCATTACGGCGCGAGAGTCGTCGTTTTTCTGGTCGTGGCAACGGCTGCCGTCGATGTGTTGCGTCTGGCCGGGCACCTGCCGGTGCTCGGCCTGGGCACCGAGCTGCTGGTGTGGCTGACGATCCACCAGCTCGGCTTTTGTTACGCCGACGGCTCCTTGGTCGCCGCCGGTCGCCGGTTTGTCGCGGTGATGACATTTGGCGCACTGGCCGTCACGACTGTTCTGACGCTCGGCACTGGTATCTATCCAGTCGCGATGGTCGGCTTCGCCGGCATCCCGTCCAACGCCGGCCCGGCCAGCTTTGCGTTGCTGTCACACGGATTCTGGATCGTCGGCCTGGCGATGCTGCTGCGGCCGGTCGTCAACCGCTGGCTGCGCAACCGCCGCGTGTGGACCGGCGTGATCGTCGGAAACGGTGTCATCATGACGATATTCTGCTGGCACCTGACCGCGACCTTCCTCGCCGAAGGCGCACGATTGCTCACCGGAATTCCGGTGCCGGCCGCCGGCACGGCCGCGTGGTGGACCGTCGCCGTACCGGTCTGGTTCGGTGCCTGCACCATCGCACTCGTCGCATTGGTTGCGATTTTCCGCCGCTTCGAACGGATCCCGTTGCCGTCGGCCTCTCGGTCAGGCGTCGGTTACCAGGTGGCCGCGGTCGTCGGCACCGTACTCGCCGGCCTCGGCATGTTCGCGGTCGCCGCGACCGGACTCGACGGCCTGCTGTCGTTCTCGACCGAACTGGTCGACGGCATCCCGATGACCGGCCTCGGCGCGTTGGCGATCCTCTTCTCCGGAGTGGCGCTGCTCTACGCCAGCGGCTCGCGAAACCCGGTGCGGTAG
- a CDS encoding LysE family translocator, producing the protein MTNLSLVLGFALTAFLIIVVPGPSVLFVVSRAVSYGRRTALVTVLGNAVGVYVVVLAVAFGLGAVIQTSDTVFTVVKLVGAAYLVFLGVRAILDRRSLGDAAARPSTEVRRSDRRAFRAGVWVGFSNPKTYVLFGAILPQFVAPAAGHVWLQMMVLGLIAAVIGLAADSAWALAAGAARTWLSRSSNRLSLLGGAGGVVMIGLGVELAITGRHD; encoded by the coding sequence GTGACCAATCTGAGCCTCGTCCTCGGCTTCGCGCTGACCGCCTTCCTGATCATCGTCGTGCCCGGTCCGAGCGTGCTGTTCGTGGTCAGCCGAGCCGTCTCGTACGGCCGGCGGACCGCGCTGGTGACCGTGCTCGGCAACGCCGTCGGGGTCTACGTGGTGGTGCTCGCGGTGGCTTTCGGCCTCGGCGCGGTCATCCAGACCTCCGACACCGTGTTCACCGTCGTCAAGCTGGTCGGCGCCGCCTACCTGGTGTTTCTCGGCGTACGCGCGATCCTCGACCGCCGGTCGCTGGGCGACGCCGCCGCGCGGCCGAGCACCGAGGTGCGGCGGTCGGACCGCCGCGCGTTCCGCGCCGGCGTGTGGGTCGGCTTCTCGAATCCGAAGACGTACGTGCTGTTCGGCGCGATCCTGCCGCAGTTCGTCGCGCCTGCGGCCGGCCATGTGTGGCTGCAGATGATGGTGCTGGGCCTGATCGCGGCGGTGATCGGCCTGGCCGCGGACAGCGCGTGGGCCCTGGCGGCCGGCGCGGCGCGTACCTGGCTGAGCCGGTCGTCCAACCGGCTGTCGCTGCTCGGCGGCGCCGGCGGTGTCGTGATGATCGGACTCGGGGTCGAGCTGGCGATCACCGGTCGCCACGACTGA
- a CDS encoding LCP family protein, whose product MNRRLLLAMLPTMILLAAATVLPTTAAAIRDAVIDRVAERYAAQVNRADLLPGATAARGPMTILMLGSDNFENNRGYQGITGQRSDAIIVLHVDRDFRHVSAISIQRDAYVNVPAAGPWHGGKTKINAALAYGGAPLAVRTVQGLLGVRIDHVMVVGFGAVHTATDAVGGVNVKIDKPVYDNQFHIHWPAGWNHLTGKQAEFYLRQRHGLPNGDFDRMKRHQQFLRALMYKGLSLGMRGDVIRLDQALSAVAKSTTVDRGMPVKNLAVAVAKLDVGAITYGSLHMKGAMTINHIQYQEVDPTAVAALARAIKSDNYAAYWRAYAPNAVTHGA is encoded by the coding sequence ATGAACAGACGACTGCTGTTGGCCATGCTGCCGACGATGATCCTGCTCGCGGCGGCCACCGTCCTGCCGACGACGGCGGCGGCGATCAGGGACGCGGTGATCGACCGGGTCGCCGAACGCTACGCGGCGCAGGTCAACCGTGCCGACCTGCTGCCGGGTGCCACCGCCGCGCGAGGTCCGATGACGATCCTGATGCTCGGCTCGGACAACTTCGAGAACAACCGCGGCTATCAGGGGATCACCGGCCAGCGGTCGGACGCGATCATCGTGCTGCACGTCGACCGCGACTTCCGGCACGTCTCGGCGATCTCGATCCAGCGCGACGCGTACGTCAACGTGCCGGCCGCCGGGCCGTGGCACGGTGGCAAGACCAAGATCAACGCGGCGCTGGCGTACGGCGGGGCGCCGCTGGCGGTGCGTACGGTGCAGGGCCTGCTCGGCGTGCGGATCGACCACGTCATGGTGGTCGGCTTCGGCGCCGTACACACGGCGACCGACGCCGTCGGCGGCGTCAACGTGAAGATCGACAAACCGGTTTACGACAACCAGTTCCACATCCACTGGCCGGCCGGCTGGAACCACCTCACCGGCAAGCAGGCGGAGTTTTACCTGCGCCAACGCCACGGCCTGCCCAACGGCGACTTCGACCGGATGAAGCGACACCAGCAATTCCTGCGCGCGCTGATGTACAAGGGTCTCTCGCTCGGCATGCGCGGCGATGTCATCCGGCTCGACCAAGCGTTGTCGGCGGTGGCCAAGTCGACCACCGTCGACAGGGGCATGCCGGTCAAGAACCTCGCGGTGGCGGTCGCGAAGCTCGACGTCGGCGCGATCACGTACGGCTCGCTGCACATGAAAGGCGCGATGACGATCAACCACATCCAGTATCAGGAGGTCGATCCGACCGCGGTGGCGGCGCTCGCGCGCGCGATCAAGTCCGACAACTACGCGGCCTACTGGCGTGCGTACGCACCGAACGCGGTGACGCACGGCGCGTAG
- a CDS encoding helix-turn-helix domain-containing protein: MYEERLARLPGALLWTRTDPLVPAAAPTRVLPDGCIDLIWVDGELMVAGPDTVAQLSPASPGRHYAGIRFRPGLGPEVFGVPAYELVNRRVPLAELWPAGRVRRLTGEVSAAHDRGHALERIAGDALAGREPDPLTRALAVDLRKGVSVADAAGAAGLSERQLLRRCRQAFGYGPKTLMRIIRFGRALDAARIGTPYATVAIENGYADQAHFARDVKALAGVSLRGLLTQEAG; this comes from the coding sequence GTGTACGAGGAACGGCTGGCGCGGTTGCCAGGTGCGCTGCTGTGGACACGGACCGATCCGCTCGTCCCGGCCGCCGCCCCGACCCGCGTGCTGCCGGACGGCTGCATCGACCTGATCTGGGTCGACGGCGAGCTGATGGTCGCCGGCCCGGACACGGTCGCGCAGCTCTCGCCGGCCAGTCCCGGCCGCCACTACGCCGGCATCCGGTTCCGGCCGGGCCTGGGCCCGGAGGTATTCGGCGTTCCGGCGTACGAGCTGGTCAACCGCCGCGTGCCGCTGGCCGAGCTGTGGCCGGCCGGCCGCGTACGCCGGCTGACCGGGGAGGTCTCGGCCGCGCACGACCGCGGCCACGCGCTCGAGCGGATCGCCGGCGACGCGCTGGCCGGCCGAGAGCCCGACCCGCTGACCCGCGCGCTGGCCGTTGACCTGCGCAAAGGCGTGTCCGTGGCGGACGCAGCCGGTGCCGCCGGCCTGAGCGAGCGGCAGCTGCTGAGACGCTGCCGGCAGGCCTTCGGCTATGGCCCCAAGACGCTGATGCGGATCATCCGGTTTGGCCGCGCGCTGGACGCGGCGCGGATCGGCACGCCGTACGCGACGGTCGCGATCGAGAACGGTTACGCCGACCAGGCGCACTTCGCGCGTGACGTGAAGGCGCTGGCCGGCGTGTCGCTGCGCGGCCTGCTGACTCAGGAAGCCGGCTGA
- a CDS encoding VOC family protein: MTPKLSVVQIVTNDIDASLAFYRRLGLAVPEDLTDKSHVAYELPGGMSISWDPVETVKSFDPDFTMPTGSGLALAFDCATPAGVDEIFCDLMDAGYQAKHKPWDAFWGMRYATVLDPDGYGVDLFAPLK, encoded by the coding sequence ATGACACCAAAGCTGAGCGTTGTCCAGATCGTCACGAACGACATCGACGCGAGCCTGGCCTTCTATCGGCGGCTCGGCCTGGCGGTGCCGGAGGACCTGACCGACAAGTCGCACGTCGCGTACGAGCTGCCTGGCGGCATGTCGATCAGCTGGGACCCGGTGGAGACGGTGAAGTCCTTCGATCCCGACTTCACCATGCCGACCGGCTCCGGCCTGGCGCTGGCCTTCGACTGCGCCACACCGGCCGGCGTCGACGAGATCTTCTGCGACCTGATGGACGCCGGCTACCAGGCAAAACACAAGCCGTGGGACGCCTTCTGGGGCATGCGGTACGCGACCGTACTCGACCCGGACGGCTATGGCGTCGACCTCTTCGCACCGCTGAAGTAA
- a CDS encoding DUF3224 domain-containing protein, translating into MSKRATATFTLDKTYAGELAGTSVTRLLFGSKAEDSPAYGGFEIVTADLQGRKGTFMLHHRAAQGDQGFFDLTVLAGSGTGDLKGLTGSAQIEIDEAGGHTIRLDYDV; encoded by the coding sequence ATGAGCAAGCGCGCCACCGCCACCTTCACGCTGGACAAGACCTACGCCGGCGAGCTGGCCGGCACGAGCGTCACCAGGCTGCTGTTCGGCAGCAAGGCCGAGGACTCGCCGGCGTACGGCGGATTCGAGATCGTCACCGCCGACCTGCAGGGCCGCAAAGGCACCTTCATGCTGCATCACCGCGCCGCGCAGGGTGACCAGGGGTTTTTCGACCTGACCGTGCTGGCCGGCTCCGGCACCGGCGACCTGAAAGGCCTCACCGGCAGCGCGCAGATCGAGATCGACGAAGCTGGCGGGCACACCATCCGGCTCGACTACGACGTCTGA
- a CDS encoding Dabb family protein, translated as MIMHVVTFTWRPDASEDQIRALTKELATLPSKIPALRSYHFGPDLRLRDGNADFAVAAVVDDADGVRGYLEHPAHVELVKNFVQPIVAGRNAVQMAIAD; from the coding sequence ATGATCATGCACGTGGTGACGTTCACCTGGCGGCCGGACGCGTCGGAGGACCAGATCCGCGCGCTGACCAAGGAGCTCGCCACGCTGCCGTCGAAGATCCCCGCGCTGCGCTCCTATCACTTCGGCCCCGACCTGCGGCTGCGCGACGGCAACGCGGACTTCGCCGTCGCCGCGGTGGTGGACGACGCCGACGGCGTACGCGGCTACCTCGAGCATCCCGCGCACGTGGAGCTGGTGAAGAACTTCGTGCAGCCGATCGTGGCCGGCCGCAACGCCGTCCAGATGGCGATCGCCGACTGA
- a CDS encoding gluconokinase, with protein MRTVVVVMGVSSSGKSTVGRQLADRLGVPFAEADDFHPAENVAKMSRGEPLTDTDRWPWLRTLAGWIHRHQDGGGVVTCSALKRAYRDLLREDNPATWFLHLDGSEALITERSRRRGQHFMAPSMVRSQFADLEPLGPDEPGLVVSVEEPPARIVEQAVEYGKKVVR; from the coding sequence GTGCGCACAGTGGTCGTCGTCATGGGGGTCTCGTCCTCCGGCAAGTCCACTGTGGGTAGGCAACTGGCCGACCGGCTCGGTGTGCCGTTCGCCGAGGCCGACGACTTCCATCCGGCGGAAAACGTGGCCAAGATGTCCCGCGGCGAGCCGCTGACCGACACCGACCGCTGGCCGTGGCTGCGTACGCTCGCCGGCTGGATTCACCGACACCAGGACGGCGGTGGGGTCGTCACCTGCTCCGCGCTCAAACGCGCCTACCGAGACCTTCTCCGCGAGGACAACCCGGCGACCTGGTTTCTGCATCTGGACGGCTCGGAGGCGCTCATTACAGAGCGGTCGCGCCGGCGCGGGCAGCATTTCATGGCACCGTCGATGGTGCGGTCGCAGTTCGCCGACCTGGAGCCGCTCGGACCGGACGAACCGGGGCTGGTCGTCAGCGTCGAGGAGCCGCCGGCGCGGATCGTCGAACAGGCGGTCGAGTACGGAAAGAAGGTGGTCCGGTGA
- a CDS encoding MBL fold metallo-hydrolase, whose translation MSEFAVREEGDATDWTQPGVFRVADNVYRIPLPLPNDGLRAVNVYAIVDDGGLTMIDSGWALAESEQRLGRAIGALGFGFGDIRRFLVTHVHRDHYTQAVTIRRKFGNEVALGIGEKESLIAAGTPRALRGFEGLRSVGADPLIELFRNMDRPPPEPSDMWEMPDEWIEGRSDIKLVSRSLTAIPTPGHTAGHLVFRDDANVLTFTGDHVLPHITPSIGFEAVPVKLPLADYLGSLKLVRGMPDTAMLPAHGPARESVHARVDELLEHHDHRLDLSLAAVEKGASTAYEAAGLIGWTRREKKLLDLDPFNQMLAVFETSAHLNVLVLQGRLTSSKVDGVWRYSS comes from the coding sequence GTGAGCGAGTTCGCCGTACGCGAGGAAGGCGACGCGACCGACTGGACGCAGCCCGGTGTCTTCCGGGTCGCGGACAACGTCTATCGCATTCCGCTGCCGTTGCCAAACGACGGCCTGCGCGCGGTCAACGTCTACGCGATCGTCGACGACGGTGGCCTGACGATGATCGACTCCGGATGGGCGTTGGCCGAGTCGGAGCAGCGGCTCGGGCGGGCGATCGGCGCGCTCGGCTTTGGTTTCGGTGATATCCGGCGGTTTCTCGTCACGCACGTACACCGTGACCACTACACGCAGGCGGTGACGATACGCCGCAAGTTTGGCAACGAGGTCGCGCTGGGCATCGGCGAGAAGGAGTCGCTGATCGCCGCCGGCACACCGCGTGCCCTGCGTGGCTTCGAAGGACTTCGCAGTGTTGGCGCGGATCCGCTGATCGAGCTGTTCCGTAACATGGACCGGCCGCCGCCGGAGCCGTCGGACATGTGGGAAATGCCCGACGAGTGGATCGAGGGCCGAAGCGACATCAAGCTGGTTTCTCGTTCCCTGACGGCGATCCCGACTCCTGGCCACACCGCCGGCCACCTCGTTTTCCGCGACGACGCCAATGTCCTGACCTTCACTGGCGACCACGTGTTGCCGCACATCACGCCGTCGATCGGTTTCGAGGCGGTGCCGGTGAAACTTCCGCTCGCCGACTATCTCGGCTCGCTGAAGCTGGTGCGCGGCATGCCGGACACCGCGATGCTGCCGGCGCACGGTCCGGCACGCGAGAGTGTCCACGCCAGGGTCGACGAGCTGCTCGAGCACCATGACCATCGCCTGGACCTTTCGCTTGCCGCGGTTGAGAAAGGCGCGAGTACGGCCTACGAGGCGGCTGGGCTGATCGGCTGGACGCGACGGGAGAAGAAGCTGCTCGACCTGGATCCGTTCAACCAGATGCTCGCGGTTTTCGAGACCAGCGCGCATCTGAACGTACTGGTGCTGCAGGGTCGGCTCACATCGTCCAAAGTGGACGGTGTGTGGCGCTATTCTAGCTGA